A window of Corallococcus macrosporus DSM 14697 contains these coding sequences:
- a CDS encoding STAS domain-containing protein: MNQVLEVRPGLAGAAMAAGRVETLMLEGELSEQDLLELCDDLGRKLNRGTRQVVLDFGDVGHLNYRGVKPLMARTDAFRRAGGDVKLSGLSPYLAAIFRAAGAHDCFEIYPHMNDARAAFALARAPFV, from the coding sequence ATGAACCAGGTTCTGGAGGTTCGGCCAGGGTTGGCGGGCGCGGCGATGGCCGCCGGCCGTGTCGAGACGCTCATGCTGGAGGGCGAGCTGAGCGAGCAGGACCTGCTCGAGCTGTGCGACGACCTGGGCCGCAAGCTGAACCGCGGCACGCGCCAGGTGGTGCTGGACTTCGGAGACGTGGGCCACCTGAACTACCGCGGCGTCAAGCCGCTGATGGCGCGCACGGACGCGTTCCGCCGCGCGGGTGGGGACGTGAAGCTGTCCGGGCTGTCGCCGTACCTGGCCGCCATCTTCCGCGCGGCCGGCGCCCACGACTGCTTCGAAATCTACCCGCACATGAACGATGCCCGGGCCGCCTTCGCGCTGGCGCGGGCGCCTTTCGTCTGA
- the mraZ gene encoding division/cell wall cluster transcriptional repressor MraZ yields the protein MFRGVYEHQIDAKGRTSLPAKLRDTLVGAYDERLILTTALDRCLHAYPVREWEALEASLAKRNPMEQGVKTLMRLYVASAQECPLDKLGRLLIPPSLRAYAGLEKDVVWAGMVKVIELWSCEGWAKAQEEARQEATSADVMKVLAELRQA from the coding sequence GTGTTCCGAGGCGTCTATGAGCACCAGATCGACGCGAAGGGGCGGACGAGCCTCCCGGCGAAGCTCCGGGACACGCTGGTGGGCGCCTACGACGAGAGGCTCATCCTCACGACGGCGCTCGACCGGTGCCTCCACGCCTACCCGGTGCGGGAGTGGGAAGCGCTCGAGGCGTCGTTGGCCAAGCGCAACCCGATGGAGCAGGGGGTGAAGACGCTGATGCGCCTGTACGTGGCCAGCGCGCAGGAGTGCCCGTTGGACAAGCTGGGGCGCCTGCTCATCCCGCCGTCGCTCCGCGCCTATGCGGGGTTGGAGAAGGACGTGGTGTGGGCGGGGATGGTGAAGGTGATTGAGCTGTGGAGCTGCGAGGGGTGGGCGAAGGCGCAGGAAGAAGCGCGCCAGGAAGCGACCTCCGCGGACGTGATGAAGGTGCTCGCCGAGCTGCGGCAGGCGTGA
- a CDS encoding PilZ domain-containing protein, producing the protein MNTNVRLKVAYKTPQSLVGEYTRSVGLGGVTLETRRSLPLGTRFTFELHAGGVPRPVEVLGEVVQVVPHAEAQRFLLTVRYGVGEDRSALDAILQRIYSTEEHAGLRRFPRLPLYLRALEAAPLSPGFVVRDISRGGVGLEVQAPALPRQVKVGTPFLLEMDFRDGPMLLHGEVVWTSTVPRKNSGTVTPGFGATFGRLRPDMQQRLDGLLSLASLPPVPWKARVSFGMEAVARMP; encoded by the coding sequence GTGAACACGAACGTTCGGCTGAAGGTGGCCTACAAGACGCCGCAGTCCCTGGTGGGGGAGTACACGCGCAGTGTCGGCCTGGGGGGCGTCACCCTGGAGACGCGCCGCAGCCTGCCGCTGGGGACTCGCTTCACCTTCGAGCTGCATGCGGGCGGCGTGCCCCGGCCCGTGGAGGTGCTGGGGGAGGTGGTCCAGGTCGTCCCGCACGCGGAGGCGCAGCGCTTCCTGCTCACCGTCCGCTATGGGGTCGGCGAGGACCGCAGCGCGCTGGACGCCATCCTCCAGCGCATCTACTCCACCGAGGAGCATGCGGGCCTGCGCCGCTTCCCGCGGCTGCCCCTGTACCTGCGCGCCCTGGAGGCGGCGCCCCTGTCCCCGGGCTTCGTCGTCCGGGACATCTCCCGGGGCGGCGTGGGGCTGGAGGTGCAGGCCCCTGCCCTGCCGCGCCAGGTGAAGGTCGGCACGCCCTTCCTGCTGGAGATGGACTTCCGGGACGGGCCCATGCTGCTGCACGGCGAGGTGGTGTGGACCTCCACCGTGCCCCGGAAGAACTCGGGGACGGTGACGCCGGGCTTCGGCGCCACCTTCGGGCGGCTCCGCCCGGACATGCAGCAGCGGCTGGACGGGCTGCTGTCCCTGGCGTCGCTGCCGCCCGTCCCGTGGAAGGCCCGGGTGAGCTTCGGCATGGAGGCCGTCGCGCGGATGCCGTGA